One Paenisporosarcina sp. FSL H8-0542 genomic region harbors:
- the pheA gene encoding prephenate dehydratase, protein MLTKDWESRVAYLGPEASFTHLAAGTVFAGEWLMPYATIPECIEAVANGEVEFAVVPLENALEGSVPLTIDYLFHDVELHVSAEILSPIEQHFMVHPEQLENWQDIKMVYSHPHALAQCHKYLYYRFRGVPLEQTTSTAAAAKYVAENPERTIAAIGNDFAAKKYGLTIVEANIHDFHFNHTRFFVLQKKNIRLDKTGHDNSPKTTLMIKLPVDDRSGALHQVLSVFAWRQLNLSKIESRPLKTGLGHYFFIMDVLEDEQAVMMQGAKEELRALGCEVKSLGTYFTYKKE, encoded by the coding sequence ATGTTAACTAAAGATTGGGAATCACGTGTTGCTTATTTAGGACCGGAAGCATCTTTTACACATTTAGCAGCAGGAACGGTCTTTGCCGGGGAATGGTTGATGCCGTATGCAACAATTCCAGAATGTATTGAAGCGGTGGCGAACGGGGAAGTTGAATTTGCCGTGGTACCACTGGAAAATGCACTGGAAGGTTCTGTGCCGTTAACAATTGATTATTTGTTTCACGATGTGGAACTGCATGTTTCGGCAGAAATTTTATCACCGATTGAGCAACATTTTATGGTACATCCAGAGCAATTGGAGAATTGGCAAGATATCAAAATGGTCTATTCACATCCACATGCACTGGCCCAGTGTCATAAATATTTGTATTATCGATTTCGCGGAGTACCTCTGGAACAGACTACATCAACTGCAGCCGCAGCGAAATATGTAGCAGAGAATCCAGAACGGACGATTGCAGCAATCGGCAATGATTTTGCCGCAAAGAAATATGGACTGACCATTGTGGAAGCAAATATCCATGATTTTCATTTCAATCATACACGGTTTTTTGTTCTTCAGAAGAAGAACATCCGTCTTGATAAAACGGGCCATGACAACTCACCCAAAACGACCCTTATGATTAAGTTACCTGTAGATGACCGATCGGGTGCTTTGCATCAAGTATTGTCGGTATTCGCATGGCGCCAGCTGAATTTAAGCAAAATTGAGTCGCGTCCATTAAAAACAGGGCTCGGTCATTATTTCTTTATCATGGATGTACTAGAAGATGAACAAGCTGTAATGATGCAAGGAGCGAAAGAAGAACTACGCGCTTTAGGGTGCGAAGTGAAATCTCTCGGTACATATTTTACATATAAAAAGGAATGA
- a CDS encoding transcription repressor NadR, with amino-acid sequence MKKLLGEERRHQLLNLLKEASEPIKGTELAKQAGVSRQVIVGDMTLLKARNEPILATSQGYVYMKQLSVSHAFERQIACVHTPADARDELYTMVDAGVTVKNVTVEHPVYGELTASIMVANRHEVDLFLTRVEETGASYLSELTDGIHLHLIAASSGDFLEAAVEGMRKKGYLADEE; translated from the coding sequence TTGAAGAAATTATTAGGAGAAGAAAGACGTCATCAATTACTCAACTTGCTAAAAGAAGCTTCCGAGCCAATTAAAGGCACGGAATTGGCTAAACAAGCTGGCGTTAGCCGCCAAGTAATCGTTGGGGACATGACTTTATTAAAAGCTCGCAACGAACCGATTTTGGCCACGAGCCAAGGTTATGTATATATGAAGCAATTAAGTGTAAGCCATGCGTTCGAACGCCAAATCGCATGTGTGCATACACCTGCTGATGCGCGGGACGAATTGTACACCATGGTAGATGCAGGGGTCACAGTAAAAAATGTAACGGTCGAACATCCTGTTTATGGTGAACTGACCGCATCCATCATGGTGGCGAACCGCCATGAAGTCGATTTGTTTTTGACACGCGTGGAAGAAACGGGTGCCAGTTACTTATCCGAACTGACGGATGGCATTCATTTGCATTTGATTGCCGCCTCTTCAGGCGACTTCCTGGAAGCAGCAGTTGAGGGTATGCGTAAAAAAGGATATTTGGCGGATGAGGAATAA
- the safA gene encoding SafA/ExsA family spore coat assembly protein: MHVHVVQKGDTLWKIAKQYGVSFDEVKRLNAHLANPDYIVPGMKIFVPQKTAKTQGMAEHPFTNERPVKKMKEEYTMEPAPKPIPQPAPPIHKPTMKPMPQPMPQPMPQPMPQPMPKPMPQLMPQPMPQPMPQPMPQPINQNIAMTQMMPQYMGIPYGWIPVPDMDVHLQVNLPQHAAPAPAPAPKPMPMPAPKPMPMPAAKPVQKAPPKSSQGWQLLDSSSLEMESSLQMPTLPPQYHPQPPCGCGAPPPPPCGCGAPKPCGCGRQHYGQQPGYGQNPYPTPYPTQTMGEEMESNYMMPQQMMPQYMMPQQMMPNQMMPQHMSPFMACMPCHMWPAPQGHRGYPNPAHYY; the protein is encoded by the coding sequence TTGCACGTACATGTTGTGCAAAAAGGAGACACACTGTGGAAAATTGCTAAGCAATATGGTGTTTCTTTTGATGAAGTGAAACGTTTGAATGCCCATTTGGCAAATCCCGATTATATCGTCCCTGGCATGAAGATCTTCGTGCCGCAAAAGACGGCAAAAACGCAAGGAATGGCTGAACACCCGTTCACTAACGAAAGACCAGTGAAAAAAATGAAGGAGGAATACACAATGGAGCCAGCTCCCAAGCCGATTCCTCAACCTGCACCGCCAATCCATAAACCGACGATGAAACCGATGCCTCAACCGATGCCACAACCGATGCCACAACCAATGCCACAACCAATGCCAAAACCGATGCCACAACTAATGCCGCAGCCAATGCCACAACCGATGCCACAGCCAATGCCACAACCAATTAATCAAAACATAGCAATGACACAAATGATGCCTCAATATATGGGCATTCCTTATGGATGGATTCCAGTCCCTGACATGGACGTACATTTGCAAGTAAATTTACCACAGCATGCAGCTCCTGCACCTGCACCTGCACCAAAACCGATGCCGATGCCTGCACCAAAACCGATGCCAATGCCTGCAGCAAAACCGGTACAGAAAGCTCCGCCTAAGTCGTCACAAGGATGGCAATTACTTGATTCCAGTTCACTTGAAATGGAATCATCACTGCAAATGCCGACATTGCCACCTCAGTACCATCCTCAGCCGCCTTGTGGTTGTGGGGCACCGCCACCACCGCCATGCGGATGTGGAGCACCGAAACCTTGTGGTTGTGGAAGACAGCATTACGGACAACAACCGGGATATGGGCAAAATCCATACCCAACTCCATATCCAACTCAAACCATGGGTGAAGAAATGGAAAGCAATTATATGATGCCACAACAAATGATGCCTCAATATATGATGCCACAACAAATGATGCCTAACCAAATGATGCCTCAGCATATGTCTCCATTCATGGCATGCATGCCTTGTCATATGTGGCCCGCTCCACAAGGGCATAGGGGTTATCCGAATCCCGCTCACTACTATTAA
- a CDS encoding phosphotransferase, translating into MWKWQIGPHAYSLKKYEYESDANKIRYIHEQLTKAGADFMVPIEPYPDAFVIQQPWIESGRKVQFNQLEDRKKSLEVLHKLHATRKQVEWQKSGLFHEIDLNRKWAHRLEKWQQVEPFLIQKLGSSKTQRITKLANDSLAQLKPIKRDNVTLLHGDVVHHNFVRDNKNRMYIIDFDLACIGPAEVELILWAHRVLPHFDYDLHALIEEHPSLINVDWNYLLFPNELMREWLYATTLSDQQLLGFLPKLKKFTNHALKRMPQLWEDCSRLT; encoded by the coding sequence GTGTGGAAATGGCAAATTGGACCCCATGCGTATTCATTAAAAAAATATGAATATGAATCAGATGCAAATAAGATTCGTTATATACATGAACAATTAACTAAAGCGGGTGCGGACTTCATGGTTCCAATTGAGCCATATCCAGATGCATTCGTCATCCAGCAACCGTGGATTGAAAGTGGACGGAAAGTTCAGTTCAATCAATTAGAAGATCGGAAAAAATCGCTTGAAGTGCTCCATAAACTGCACGCAACGCGAAAGCAGGTTGAGTGGCAGAAGTCGGGTCTCTTTCATGAGATTGATTTGAATCGGAAATGGGCCCATCGTTTGGAAAAATGGCAACAAGTGGAGCCCTTTCTTATTCAAAAACTCGGTTCTTCCAAAACCCAGAGAATTACGAAACTCGCCAACGATTCTTTAGCACAGCTCAAGCCGATCAAACGTGATAACGTAACTCTACTGCACGGAGATGTCGTTCATCATAATTTTGTGCGTGATAATAAGAACCGTATGTATATCATTGACTTTGACCTGGCCTGCATAGGACCTGCAGAGGTGGAACTTATTTTATGGGCTCACCGTGTCCTGCCGCATTTTGATTATGATTTACATGCACTTATAGAAGAACATCCATCTCTCATCAATGTAGATTGGAACTATTTATTATTTCCAAATGAATTGATGCGTGAGTGGTTGTATGCGACTACTTTGTCAGATCAACAATTGTTGGGATTTTTACCAAAGCTAAAGAAATTCACCAACCATGCGTTAAAAAGAATGCCGCAGCTATGGGAAGACTGTAGCCGCTTGACGTAA
- the ruvA gene encoding Holliday junction branch migration protein RuvA: MYDYIKGLVTRITPEYMTLEQQSIGWQIYTPNPYAFRVSSEPQQIFTHLHVREDAQLLFGFVSLDQRELFRKLIQVSGIGPKGALAILASGQPSQVVQAIEREDESFLVKFPGVGKKTARQMILDLKGKLGDLSIDFEMPSGEDELQLFPETSGKHEIEEAFLALAALGYSERELTKVRPQLEALPEVLDTEGYMKKALQLLLKLS, translated from the coding sequence ATGTACGATTACATAAAAGGCTTGGTTACACGTATTACACCGGAATATATGACACTCGAACAGCAATCAATAGGTTGGCAGATTTACACGCCAAATCCTTACGCATTCCGAGTATCATCAGAACCCCAACAAATTTTCACCCACTTGCATGTCCGTGAAGATGCACAATTGCTTTTTGGCTTTGTATCGCTTGATCAACGCGAGTTGTTCCGCAAGCTGATTCAAGTATCAGGCATCGGTCCAAAAGGGGCCTTGGCTATTTTGGCTAGTGGACAACCCTCTCAGGTTGTGCAAGCGATTGAACGTGAAGATGAGTCATTTTTAGTGAAATTCCCAGGTGTCGGCAAAAAAACGGCACGTCAAATGATTCTTGATTTAAAAGGAAAGCTTGGCGATTTATCAATCGACTTCGAAATGCCAAGCGGGGAAGATGAACTTCAATTATTCCCGGAAACGTCAGGCAAACACGAAATAGAAGAAGCATTCTTAGCCCTTGCGGCACTTGGTTACTCAGAACGTGAATTAACAAAAGTGCGTCCACAATTAGAGGCATTGCCCGAAGTACTTGATACGGAAGGCTATATGAAAAAAGCATTACAGTTGTTGTTGAAACTCAGCTAA
- the ruvB gene encoding Holliday junction branch migration DNA helicase RuvB, with translation MQDRVISSGVSEFDERFEQSLRPQYLSQYIGQDKVKNNLDIFVKAAKMREESLDHVLLYGPPGLGKTTLAAVIANEMNVNIRMTSGPAIERPGDLAAIVSSLEPGDVLFIDEIHRLNRSIEEVLYPAMEDFCLDIVVGKGPSARSVRLDLPPFTLIGATTRAGALSAPLRDRFGVLLRLDYYDNQALTEIVSRSATLFDAEIDHPSAGEIASRSRGTPRIANRLLKRVRDFAQVRGNGTISIETAQEALELLQVDALGLDHIDHKLILGMIERFRGGPVGLDTIAASIGEESTTIEDVYEPYLLQIGFLQRTPRGRVVTKLAYDHFNLPYFEE, from the coding sequence ATGCAAGATCGTGTGATTTCAAGCGGCGTCTCAGAATTCGATGAACGTTTTGAACAATCGTTGCGTCCGCAGTATTTGTCTCAGTACATTGGACAAGATAAAGTAAAGAATAATTTAGACATTTTTGTAAAAGCAGCAAAAATGCGTGAAGAGAGCTTGGATCATGTACTTCTGTATGGACCTCCAGGGCTAGGAAAAACAACTTTAGCTGCCGTTATTGCAAACGAAATGAACGTCAATATCCGTATGACGAGTGGTCCTGCGATTGAAAGACCAGGAGATCTTGCGGCAATTGTTAGCTCGCTTGAACCGGGTGACGTGTTGTTTATCGATGAAATCCATCGTCTGAATCGCTCAATTGAAGAAGTGTTATATCCCGCGATGGAGGACTTCTGTCTGGATATCGTCGTAGGAAAAGGACCATCAGCAAGGTCTGTCAGACTCGATTTGCCACCGTTTACATTAATCGGTGCAACGACAAGAGCCGGTGCATTATCGGCTCCCCTGCGAGATCGATTCGGCGTACTGCTGAGACTTGATTACTATGACAATCAGGCGTTGACTGAAATTGTATCCCGAAGCGCAACATTGTTTGATGCGGAAATCGACCATCCATCTGCAGGTGAAATCGCCAGCCGCTCACGAGGTACTCCTCGTATCGCAAACCGTTTATTGAAGCGTGTACGAGATTTTGCCCAAGTCAGAGGAAATGGAACGATTTCGATTGAAACTGCTCAGGAGGCACTCGAACTGTTGCAAGTAGATGCACTTGGTCTTGACCATATTGACCACAAATTGATTTTGGGCATGATTGAACGTTTTCGTGGTGGCCCTGTTGGTCTCGACACCATCGCTGCAAGTATCGGTGAAGAATCGACAACTATAGAAGATGTCTATGAACCGTACCTTTTGCAAATCGGCTTCTTACAACGTACCCCTCGAGGGCGTGTGGTAACGAAACTCGCGTATGACCATTTTAACCTCCCATATTTTGAGGAATAA
- the queA gene encoding tRNA preQ1(34) S-adenosylmethionine ribosyltransferase-isomerase QueA — MQVEDFDFYLPEELIAQTPLADRTSSKLLVLDKDSGEVTHHTFKHIVDEFQAGDCLVLNDTRVLPARLMGVKEETGANIELLLLKQTEEDVWESLVKPAKRVKIGTVVSFGEGLLRAECVGEANHGGRLFKFTYDGIFYEILDQLGDMPLPPYIREKLDDKDRYQTVFAKERGSAAAPTAGLHFTDDLLNEIRAKGVEVVFITLHVGLGTFRPVSVDSIDDHEMHSEFYRLSQETADTINRVKTSGGRIISVGTTSTRTLETVANKFNGQLQEDSGWTSIFIFPGYEFKCIDGLITNFHLPKSTLVMLVSALTSRDKILNAYKQAVNHQYRFFSFGDAMFIRPSANQKGVRA, encoded by the coding sequence ATGCAAGTAGAAGATTTTGATTTTTATTTACCAGAAGAATTAATTGCACAGACGCCGCTTGCCGACCGAACATCGAGCAAGCTTTTAGTTTTAGATAAAGACAGTGGGGAAGTCACCCACCATACATTCAAACATATCGTAGATGAATTTCAGGCTGGAGATTGCCTAGTCCTAAATGATACACGCGTTCTTCCTGCACGACTGATGGGTGTAAAAGAAGAGACCGGTGCTAACATTGAACTTCTACTGTTGAAACAGACGGAAGAAGATGTGTGGGAGTCACTTGTTAAGCCTGCAAAACGTGTTAAAATTGGCACGGTCGTGTCATTTGGTGAAGGTTTGTTGCGTGCAGAATGTGTCGGAGAAGCCAACCACGGTGGACGTCTGTTTAAATTTACTTACGACGGCATTTTTTATGAAATTCTCGATCAGCTCGGAGATATGCCGTTGCCGCCATACATCCGCGAAAAACTTGATGATAAAGACCGTTATCAAACAGTTTTCGCAAAAGAAAGAGGTTCAGCAGCAGCTCCCACAGCCGGACTTCATTTTACGGACGACTTATTAAATGAAATTCGTGCAAAAGGCGTGGAAGTAGTGTTCATCACACTTCATGTTGGTCTTGGTACGTTCAGACCTGTCAGTGTCGATTCGATAGATGACCATGAAATGCATTCGGAATTTTATCGATTGTCACAAGAAACAGCAGATACAATTAACCGTGTGAAAACGTCAGGCGGTCGCATCATTTCTGTCGGTACTACTTCTACACGTACGCTTGAAACGGTAGCCAATAAATTTAATGGCCAATTGCAGGAAGATAGCGGATGGACATCGATTTTCATTTTCCCAGGCTATGAATTTAAGTGCATTGACGGCTTGATTACAAATTTCCATTTACCGAAATCTACGCTTGTGATGTTGGTCAGTGCACTGACATCACGAGATAAAATTCTGAATGCTTATAAGCAGGCAGTAAACCATCAATACCGATTTTTCAGTTTTGGCGACGCGATGTTTATTCGCCCGTCCGCAAATCAGAAAGGAGTTCGTGCATGA
- the tgt gene encoding tRNA guanosine(34) transglycosylase Tgt → MTAIRYELIKTCKQTGARLGIVHTPHGSFETPTFMPVGTQATVKTMSPEELKTMEAGIILSNTYHLWLRPGHEIIKEAGGLHKFMNWDRAILTDSGGFQVFSLSEFRKIEEEGVHFRNHMNGDKLFLSPEKAMEIQNALGSDIMMAFDECPPFPATREYMKSSVERTSRWAERCLNAHARPEDQGLFGIIQGGEYEDLRRQSAADLVSMDFPGYAIGGLSVGEPKDIMNRVLEFTTPFMPSDKPRYLMGVGSPDSLIDGAIRGVDMFDCVLPTRIARNGTLMTSNGRLVAKGAKYARDFGPIDENCDCYVCKNYSRAYIRHLIKAEETFGIRLTSYHNLHFLMNLMKQVRQAIREDRLGDFREEFFEQYGYNKPNAKNF, encoded by the coding sequence ATGACAGCGATTCGATACGAACTAATTAAAACATGTAAACAAACAGGAGCGCGTTTAGGTATTGTTCATACACCTCACGGCTCATTTGAAACACCGACATTTATGCCAGTCGGTACACAAGCGACAGTTAAAACAATGTCTCCTGAAGAATTGAAAACGATGGAAGCCGGCATTATTTTGAGTAATACGTACCATTTATGGTTACGTCCAGGCCACGAAATTATTAAAGAAGCAGGCGGACTGCATAAATTCATGAACTGGGACCGTGCGATTTTAACGGATTCCGGTGGTTTCCAAGTCTTCAGTTTAAGCGAGTTCCGTAAAATTGAAGAAGAAGGCGTTCATTTCCGTAACCATATGAACGGTGATAAGCTCTTCTTAAGTCCTGAAAAAGCGATGGAAATACAAAACGCATTAGGCTCCGATATTATGATGGCATTCGATGAGTGCCCACCATTCCCTGCAACACGTGAATATATGAAATCAAGTGTAGAACGTACTTCTCGATGGGCTGAACGTTGTCTGAACGCACACGCGCGTCCTGAAGACCAAGGATTATTTGGGATTATCCAAGGTGGGGAATATGAAGATCTTCGCCGTCAAAGTGCCGCTGACCTTGTTTCAATGGATTTCCCGGGCTACGCAATTGGTGGATTGTCTGTAGGGGAGCCGAAAGACATCATGAATCGTGTGCTTGAATTCACGACACCATTCATGCCTTCTGATAAACCAAGGTACTTAATGGGCGTCGGTTCACCGGATTCTCTAATCGACGGAGCCATTCGCGGTGTTGATATGTTTGACTGTGTGTTGCCAACGCGTATTGCTCGTAATGGTACATTGATGACAAGTAACGGCCGTTTAGTTGCCAAAGGGGCTAAATATGCCCGTGATTTCGGACCAATCGATGAAAACTGTGATTGTTACGTATGTAAAAACTACTCTCGTGCTTATATCCGCCATTTAATCAAAGCGGAAGAAACGTTTGGGATTCGTTTGACTTCCTATCACAACTTGCATTTCTTGATGAATTTGATGAAACAAGTTCGTCAGGCAATTCGTGAAGATCGTCTTGGAGATTTCCGTGAGGAGTTCTTCGAACAGTACGGATACAACAAACCGAATGCAAAAAATTTCTGA
- the yajC gene encoding preprotein translocase subunit YajC: protein MDQLMAIAPIILMFVVMWFFIIRPAQKRQKTTASMQSSLKRGDRIVTVGGLHALVDAVDDATVFVTVADGTRLQFERAAIARILDASPAL from the coding sequence ATGGATCAATTAATGGCCATAGCGCCTATAATTTTGATGTTCGTAGTGATGTGGTTTTTCATCATCCGTCCAGCACAAAAACGTCAAAAAACAACAGCTTCGATGCAATCTAGTTTAAAACGTGGGGATCGTATCGTAACAGTGGGTGGCCTTCACGCGTTGGTAGATGCAGTGGATGATGCAACTGTATTTGTTACAGTAGCAGACGGCACTCGTCTTCAGTTCGAACGTGCGGCTATCGCTCGCATCTTGGACGCTTCTCCAGCACTATAA
- a CDS encoding DUF421 domain-containing protein has translation MSDLFVVAWRTIFLYMLILFIFRIMGKREVGELSLMDLVIFVMIADVASFAIDNPRRSLFESILPMILLLLIQIGASYWSLKSKKIRDLIDGDPSVIIRNGEIIESEMRKHRYNLDDLFQQLREQQIGSIQDVSYAFLEPSGNLSVFKNDGDHPVLPLIVDGDIQENHLDLIQQDKEWLLDELQKIHIHDPRTVFYCSYEREKLYVQMRERFKSSL, from the coding sequence ATGAGTGATTTATTCGTTGTAGCATGGAGAACCATTTTTCTCTACATGCTAATATTGTTTATTTTCAGAATCATGGGTAAGCGGGAAGTCGGCGAATTAAGCTTGATGGACTTAGTCATTTTCGTCATGATTGCAGATGTTGCTTCATTTGCAATCGATAACCCGCGACGCAGTTTGTTTGAATCCATTCTGCCCATGATTCTTTTACTTTTGATTCAAATCGGAGCATCTTATTGGTCATTGAAAAGCAAGAAAATCCGTGATTTGATTGATGGAGATCCATCGGTCATTATACGTAACGGCGAAATCATTGAATCAGAAATGCGCAAACACCGCTACAACTTGGATGACTTATTCCAGCAGCTTCGTGAACAGCAGATTGGATCGATTCAAGATGTGTCTTATGCATTTTTGGAGCCCTCTGGAAACTTATCTGTCTTCAAAAATGATGGCGATCATCCAGTGTTGCCACTTATCGTCGATGGAGATATACAGGAAAACCATCTCGACCTGATCCAGCAGGATAAAGAATGGTTGCTCGATGAATTACAAAAAATCCATATTCATGATCCCAGAACCGTATTCTATTGTAGTTATGAACGGGAAAAATTATATGTGCAAATGAGAGAGCGATTTAAGTCTTCTTTATAA
- a CDS encoding polysaccharide biosynthesis protein: MSTFLRGTMVLMGAVFLSKLFGFVFRIQFVRIAGEEAVGIYSAAYPAFIFFLSLIQLGLPIAVAKITAELYAGKKHAEIQALMRKVWKLTWVSIILFGPLLYFTVPFVATNLMENAAMSQTLIIGLLTIPIAAFSGVLKGYFQGLAKVEETAWSSLIEQFFRIGLVTWLLPYVVNQSSPAATAAAAMTMALIAELVSFLYLWWKYKRVKTIKENKVNYPSSPILQIALPSAGSRLFGSFTWFLEPIVFIKALSVAGIGAVAATNLYGMISAVFIPLLLFPAFIPYALSIVLVPAVSDARARSNRSMLQERVSLAMRVSAITGCFAATIFYLHGEHIVRVLFHVTEGKGYMALLAPVFFFYYIQSPLHAILQAMHEAKAAMMNSIYGGLGKLFVMFVLASQPGVEEKGAILAIGFGVCLTSFLHMATLRQKKEAGIGFTFFALPYLLFIIVTILRPVIWPLGEMPWLADSMVTAALIFLGLLVFGQLQISDVRLLRKLIKKT; the protein is encoded by the coding sequence TTGTCGACATTTTTACGTGGAACGATGGTATTAATGGGCGCTGTTTTTTTATCGAAATTGTTTGGCTTTGTTTTTCGCATTCAGTTTGTGCGAATCGCAGGTGAGGAAGCAGTTGGTATATATTCAGCAGCTTACCCAGCGTTTATTTTTTTCTTATCGTTAATCCAGCTCGGTTTGCCAATCGCTGTTGCCAAAATTACCGCTGAGTTGTATGCAGGGAAAAAACATGCCGAGATACAGGCACTCATGCGCAAAGTGTGGAAATTAACTTGGGTTTCCATCATTCTTTTCGGACCACTCTTATACTTTACGGTTCCATTTGTTGCAACGAACCTGATGGAAAATGCAGCTATGAGCCAGACTCTTATTATCGGCTTATTGACGATTCCGATCGCCGCTTTTTCAGGTGTACTCAAAGGTTATTTCCAAGGACTCGCCAAAGTAGAGGAAACTGCCTGGTCGTCGTTGATTGAGCAATTCTTCCGCATTGGACTTGTCACGTGGCTATTGCCATATGTGGTCAATCAATCAAGTCCGGCAGCAACTGCGGCGGCAGCCATGACAATGGCTCTGATTGCAGAACTCGTTTCGTTCCTATACTTGTGGTGGAAATACAAGCGAGTAAAAACAATAAAAGAAAATAAAGTTAATTATCCCTCTTCACCTATATTACAGATAGCATTGCCTTCTGCAGGCAGTCGATTGTTCGGATCTTTCACATGGTTTTTGGAACCGATTGTTTTTATTAAGGCACTTTCAGTCGCAGGAATCGGGGCGGTGGCCGCAACCAATTTATACGGTATGATCTCGGCAGTCTTTATCCCGTTGCTGTTATTCCCTGCGTTTATTCCATACGCCTTGTCCATTGTGTTGGTCCCTGCTGTCAGTGACGCGAGAGCACGCTCCAACCGGTCGATGCTTCAGGAGCGTGTATCACTAGCCATGCGGGTGTCAGCCATTACCGGATGTTTTGCTGCAACTATTTTTTATTTGCACGGTGAACACATCGTCCGCGTGCTCTTCCATGTAACAGAAGGAAAAGGGTACATGGCTCTACTTGCACCTGTATTCTTTTTCTATTACATCCAGAGTCCGCTCCATGCCATCCTACAAGCGATGCATGAAGCAAAAGCTGCTATGATGAATTCAATTTACGGTGGACTAGGAAAATTATTTGTCATGTTTGTATTGGCTTCCCAACCTGGTGTGGAAGAAAAAGGTGCTATTTTAGCCATCGGTTTCGGTGTTTGTTTAACGTCATTTTTACATATGGCAACACTCAGACAAAAAAAAGAAGCCGGCATTGGCTTCACGTTTTTCGCACTTCCCTACCTGCTGTTTATCATTGTCACGATTCTTCGTCCAGTCATCTGGCCTTTAGGTGAAATGCCTTGGTTGGCTGATAGCATGGTGACGGCAGCATTGATATTCCTCGGATTGCTTGTATTTGGTCAGCTTCAGATCTCAGATGTCCGTCTCCTTCGTAAGCTTATAAAGAAGACTTAA
- a CDS encoding post-transcriptional regulator, with translation MSVKYEELFELVRPALESKVAEFRVYNYNSVTEVDVWNYCINKKWRKRDIQEMRVSELVNDILETSPAQYMTHTQIEDFRTSNWFSELNQGDLQELLKPNVKASKSSIVIAKSSEF, from the coding sequence ATGAGTGTTAAGTATGAAGAATTATTTGAACTTGTGCGACCCGCATTGGAAAGTAAAGTTGCCGAATTTCGGGTGTATAATTACAACTCTGTCACGGAAGTGGATGTCTGGAATTATTGTATTAATAAAAAATGGCGAAAACGTGACATTCAAGAAATGCGAGTATCTGAATTGGTAAATGATATATTGGAAACTTCGCCCGCACAGTACATGACACATACTCAAATTGAAGACTTCAGAACTTCAAATTGGTTCTCGGAACTCAATCAAGGAGATCTTCAGGAACTATTGAAACCGAATGTTAAAGCATCAAAGTCGAGCATTGTTATAGCTAAATCGTCAGAATTTTAA